The proteins below come from a single Papaver somniferum cultivar HN1 chromosome 11, ASM357369v1, whole genome shotgun sequence genomic window:
- the LOC113322868 gene encoding RNA-binding protein NOB1-like — protein sequence MDEMTPSAQPPPTTTALPTSCWSKIVQKEAPPKPKPANYPTNRVFEGSCKSSKGISVAVVDANAIIQGGINLNNVADKFVSVSEVLEEIKDPVSRQKLELLPFTVETMEPSAESLNKVISFARATGDLQVLSDVDLKLVALTYMLESQIHGTNHLRDTPPPIHVVNVKRLAEKDMPGWGSNVPNLDEWEALEHAVDQGSNSESRILPLKDLNLNLLPVDGNGDSQNGLTEDVSETRSETHSEDVGRSYRKPRRYAPVKKEINTEGKMVADGVDASQGQDDNSIDWLPAVCRSTHRRFLRRKARRELSEALSESNVHPDGEESTDGDIEDTQGPNQKLDGTRERLEVVNNNIEDEEKTVGEKNDDGDLTVILEQMRLEPGLSGSVLGATCNEEYDQLDISSETNDSVDTSFVDDGSSEQSWALRSLSESSVACVTGDFAMQNVILQIGLRLLAPGGMQIRELHRWILKCHACNKVTTEIGRIFCPKCGNGGTLRKVAATVGENGVVLASRKPRITLRGTKFSLPLPQGGRDAITKNLILREDQLPHKVLYPKTKKKSNMLGDDIFISDDIFRNSSDKRAPLQPPVRKALAVFSGKRNPNDNHYSRAKH from the exons ATGGATGAGATGACTCCATCAGcacaaccaccaccaacaacgACTGCATTACCAACTTCTTGCTGGAGCAAAATTGTTCAGAAAGAGGCTCCTCCAAAACCAAAACCAGCTAATTACCCAACCAATCGAGTCTTTGAGGGAAGTTGTAAATCAAGTAAAGGAATCTCAGTTGCTGTTGTTGATGCTAATGCCATTATTCAAGGTGGAATTAATCTCAATAATGTTGCCGATAAGTTTGTTTCTGTTTCTGAAGTTTTGGAGGAGATAAAAGATCCTGTTTCTCGTCAGAAGCTTGAACTCCTTCCTTTCACTGTAGAGACCATGGAACCCTCCGCGGAATCCCttaataaag TTATCAGCTTTGCACGAGCAACTGGTGATTTACAAGTCCTCTCAGATGTTGATCTTAAACTTGTTGCGCTGACGTATATGTTGGAAAGCCAAATCCATGGGACTAACCATCTCCGAGATACTCCTCCTCCAATCCATGTTGTTAATGTGAAAAGGTTGGCTGAAAAGGATATGCCTGGCTGGGGTTCCAATGTACCTAATTTGGATGAGTGGGAAGCTTTAGAACATGCAGTCGATCAAGGGTCCAACTCAGAATCCAGGATCCTTCCTTTGAAAGACTTAAACCTTAATCTCTTACCTGTAGATGGTAATGGAGATTCTCAAAATGGTTTAACTGAAGATGTTAGTGAAACTCGTAGTGAGACTCATTCAGAGGATGTTGGTCGCAGCTATAGGAAACCAAGGAGATATGCTCCCGTAAAGAAAGAGATAAATACTGAAGGTAAGATGGTAGCTGACGGAGTTGATGCTTCACAGGGTCAAGATGACAATTCCATTGACTGGCTTCCTGCTGTATGTCGAAGTACTCATAGAAGATTTCTCAGAAGAAAAGCCAGACGCGAACTGTCCGAGGCATTATCAGAAAGTAATGTTCATCCAGATGGAGAGGAAAGCACTGACGGTGATATCGAGGACACTCAAGGCCCTAATCAGAAGTTAGATGGGACCAGGGAGAGGTTGGAAGTTGTAAACAATAAtatagaagatgaagaaaaaactgTTGGGGAGAAAAATGATGATGGTGATCTGACTGTAATACTCGAGCAAATGAGATTAGAACCTGGTTTATCAGGTAGTGTTTTGGGTGCAACATGCAATGAAGAATATGATCAGTTGGATATTTCAAGTGAGACGAATGACAGTGTTGACACATCATTTGTGGATGATGGTAGCAGCGAGCAGAGTTGGGCATTACGCTCCTTGTCCGAATCAAGTGTAGCCTGTGTAACGGGTGATTTCGCAATgcaaaatgttattcttcaaaTTGGATTGCGTCTTCTGGCACCAGGTGGTATGCAGATTCGTGAACTACACAG GTGGATATTGAAGTGTCACGCCTGTAACAAAGTGACTACTGAGATTGGGAGGATCTTCTGTCCAAAATGTGGGAATGGGGGCACCTTACGCAAGGTAGCAGCGACTGTTGGTGAAAATGGAGTTGTTTTAGCATCTCGTAAGCCACGTATAACCCTACGTGGCACAAAA TTTTCACTTCCTTTACCTCAAGGGGGAAGAGATGCCATTACCAAGAATCTCATATTACGTGAAGATCAACTACCTCACAAAGTCTTATACcccaaaactaaaaagaaatcaaacatgctg GGAGATGATATTTTCATTTCGGATGATATCTTCCGCAACAGCTCTGACAAAAGAGCTCCTCTACAGCCACCAGTTAGAAAAGCTTTAGCTGTGTTTAGTGGAAAAAGGAATCCTAATGACAATCATTACTCTCGCGCCAAGCACTAA
- the LOC113322866 gene encoding peptidyl-prolyl cis-trans isomerase CYP22-like translates to MASGGGNAVVEWHQRPSNPKNPIVFFDITIGTIAAGRIKMELFADIAPKTAENFRQFCTGEYRKAGLPVGYKGCHFHRVIKDFMIQAGDFLKGDGSGCVSIYGSKFDDENFIAKHTGPGLLSMANSGANTNGCQFFLTCSKCDWLDNKHVVFGRVLGDGLLVLRKIENVATGPNNKPKLACVIAECGEM, encoded by the exons ATGGCGTCTGGCGGAGGAAATGCAGTGGTGGAATGGCACCAGAGACCATCAAATCCTAAGAACCCTATTGTCTTCTTTGACATCACTATTGGAACCATAGCTGCTGGAAGAATCAAGATGGAGCTCTTCGCTGATATCGCTCCCAAAACCGCGGAAAATTTcag GCAGTTCTGCACTGGAGAATACAG AAAAGCAGGATTACCAGTTGGGTACAAAGGGTGTCACTTCCATAGGGTGATTAAGGATTTCATGATTCAAGCTGGTGATTTTCTCAAG GGTGACGGTAGTGGATGTGTATCGATCTATGGAAGTAAATTTGACGATGAAAATTTCATCGCTAAGCATACTGGCCCGGGACTGCTGTCAATG GCAAATAGTGGAGCCAATACCAATGGATGTCAG TTCTTTCTCACATGCTCCAAGTGTGACTGGCTTGACAATAAGCATGTAGTCTTTGGG AGGGTGCTTGGAGATGGTCTTTTGGTTCTCAGAAAGATAGAGAATGTGGCGACTGGACCTAACAACAAACCTAAACTTGCTTGTGTCATCGCAGAATGCGGGGAAATGTAG
- the LOC113322867 gene encoding protein NUCLEAR FUSION DEFECTIVE 6, chloroplastic/mitochondrial-like, with product MSANCARRAFQSFAKSSSFASGAAKFGGFTSTAKPTSASHFLKSPLFSRLPVLGCAQSLMPLHSVTASALLTSKLSLKAGNWAWLSEGFATPL from the exons ATGTCTGCTAATTGTGCAAGAAgagcttttcaaagctttgcAAAGTCATCATCATTTGCTTCTGGTGCTGCTAAGTTTGGTGGATTTACTTCTACTGCTAAACCAACTTCTGCATCTCATTTTCTAAAATCTCCACTTTTTTCAAG GCTTCCCGTGTTGGGTTGCGCACAGTCGTTGATGCCATTGCACAGTGTTACTGCATCTGCGTTGCTTACTTCAAAGCTCTCTTTGAAGGCAGGAAATTGGGCTTGGCTTTCAGAAG GATTTGCGACCCCACTATAA
- the LOC113323393 gene encoding protein MIZU-KUSSEI 1-like, protein MALYPLFRSPSNSVTPTTSSPPSPSRPGFSLQNPNSANTKKSKPNKLLRRFRSVFRSLPIIAPVPCKMPTMSVGSSTDNNHMHGGIRMTGTLFGFRRSRISLAIQQNPKCLPMLVLELAIPTAKLLQEMGSGLVRIALECDKKHPSEKVKLLEEPLWTMFCNGKKLGYGVKRDPSQDDLNVMQLLHAVSMGAGVLPTERSENENVTEGEMTYMRAHFERVTGSKDSETFYMMNPDGNSGPELSIFLVRI, encoded by the coding sequence ATGGCTTTATACCCACTGTTTCGATCaccaagcaattcagttacaccaaCAACTTCTTCACCTCCATCCCCATCTCGCCCAGGATTCTCCCTTCAAAATCCTAATTCTGCAAACAcaaaaaaatccaaacccaatAAATTACTTCGCCGGTTTCGATCAGTTTTTCGTTCACTGCCCATTATAGCACCCGTACCTTGCAAAATGCCGACTATGAGTGTCGGAAGCAGTACCGATAACAACCACATGCACGGAGGAATCCGAATGACGGGTACGTTGTTTGGTTTCCGGCGGTCTCGTATTAGCCTTGCTATTCAACAAAATCCTAAATGTCTTCCAATGCTTGTTCTTGAATTAGCAATACCAACAGCCAAGTTATTACAAGAGATGGGGTCAGGGTTAGTAAGAATAGCATTGGAATGTGATAAAAAGCATCCAAGTGAGAAAGTTAAGCTTCTCGAAGAACCACTTTGGACTATGTTCTGTAACGGGAAGAAATTGGGGTATGGTGTGAAGAGAGACCCAAGTCAAGATGATTTGAATGTCATGCAGTTACTCCATGCTGTTTCCATGGGTGCTGGTGTTCTTCCTACCGAAAGATCAGAAAATGAAAATGTGACCGAGGGTGAAATGACTTACATGAGAGCGCATTTTGAACGTGTTACTGGATCCAAAGATTCAGAGACTTTTTATATGATGAATCCTGATGGTAATAGTGGACCTGAATTAAGCATATTTCTTGTCAGAATTTAA
- the LOC113323392 gene encoding rhomboid-like protein 20, which produces MNGGPSGFQNAPVSRAFVLASGVLTIYFGIQGRSSTLGLSYQDSFKKLKIWKLIASVFAFSSTPELMFGLYLLYYFRVFERQIGSNKYSVFILFSVIVSSVFEVLALTLLKDATLNILTSGPYGLIFSSFVPFYFDIPVSTRFRIFGVSISDKSFIYLACLQLLFSSWKRSILPGICGILAGSLYRLNILRIRKIKFPAFIASFFSRLSLPSPGITPPTTSSRNVIGNVPSFTGREVQRNNPIAPPVFTAEPPEESITTLVSMGFDRNTARQALIHARNDINMATNILLESQSN; this is translated from the exons ATGAACGGCGGTCCATCTGGTTTCC agaatGCTCCTGTCTCAAGAGCCTTCGTTCTTGCTTCTGGAGTCCTTACAATTTACTTTGGGATTCAAGGTCGTTCATCCACACTTGGACTATCATATCAG GATAGTTTCAAAAAGCTTAAAATCTGGAAGCTAATTGCATCAGTCTTTGCGTTTTCATCCACCCCGGAACTGATGTTCGGATTGTACTTATTGTACTACTTCAGGGTATTCGAGAGACAGATAGGCTCCAATAAATACTCG gtttttatcTTGTTCTCTGTGATCGTTTCATCAGTGTTCGAGGTGCTTGCGTTGACGCTCCTTAAAG ATGCCACCTTGAATATATTAACCTCAGGACCCTATGGTCTTATATTTTCGTCATTCGTACCATTCTACTTTGACATTCCAGTTTCAACACGGTTTCGCATATTTGGTGTTAGCATCTCTGACAAGTCTTTCATATATTTAGCCTGTCTACAG CTTCTGTTTTCATCCTGGAAAAGGTCTATCCTTCCAGGTATATGTGGTATTCTTGCTGGTTCCTTGTATCGCCTCAACATTCTTCGCATCCGCAAGATAAAG TTCCCGGCATTCATCGCCTCATTCTTCTCACGGCTCTCTTTGCCTTCTCCTGGGATTACACCCCCTACAACATCAAGCAGGAATGTCATTGGAAACGTACCTTCTTTCACAGGTCGTGAAGTGCAG agaaataatccgaTTGCTCCACCTGTTTTCACCGCGGAGCCACCTGAGGAATCCATTACTACATTGGTGTCGATGGGGTTCGATAGAAACACTGCAAGGCAGGCACTGATACATGCAAGAAATGACATCAACATGGCTACAAACATTCTCCTTGAGTCTCAATCCAACTGA